The Pygocentrus nattereri isolate fPygNat1 chromosome 1, fPygNat1.pri, whole genome shotgun sequence genome window below encodes:
- the LOC108415113 gene encoding uncharacterized protein LOC108415113 isoform X1, whose translation MSAVVCLWLFLGLVFSHVSCSQNYAEGLAGSSPKAFSSYGPIQSQDTYSRSVASRFGPSSPLHGPVSSYQSASISKNIHTSVSRSGLRASGATEHSVNQNNPSFQQRKSYGAKSWSSMAKPSVVSSGGIIILQEGGGSQGSHKKPNQHPVISNGSKPSKVNQIRWRSANVRSGSTSSNSFQSGALDHSARETSGDRRAGYKDQKPAPVYSIQKPNKDPQVRFGIPESSTCNFDIPKVYGRGSIRRCSRYREDSVWPDGSSDTILQFAPSQFNQNFSLSRSSVTTVFTSAVQTNDGGVGKTVSAPNSPVLQAWSGNRLLPGDTNQDIVPFQHHDVQSSRTARLFYHLQDKAASSRVYVVRENAPYPAEIIQNHYRQTLPSSSVPSAWNGRNQSSCTTHSSSGSSSQQRGGVGSMKPVSEPYRSSQRGVWNVPPGKEGTSDFNGYSRRFLSSKVSDSRQVPAASSFRHGYYPGAVSYQQRSTRDHISTVHHQLSNPSK comes from the exons ATGTCTGCGGTGGTCTGTTTATG GTTATTTCTTGGTTTGGTTTTCTCTCACGTGAGCTGCTCTCAAAATTATGCAG AAGGCCTTGCAGGAAGTTCTCCAAAAGCCTTCAGCTCCTATGGCCCAATACAAAGTCAAGACACCTACAGTAGATCTGTGGCATCCAGATTTGGCCCGTCCTCTCCTCTGCATGGACCCGTCTCTTCCTACCAAAGTGCAAGCATCTCCAAGAACATCCACACTAGTGTTAGCAGATCTGGCTTACGTGCAAGTGGTGCTACAGAACATTCTGTGAACCAAAACAACCCCAGTTTTCAGCAGAGGAAGTCATATGGGGCCAAATCTTGGTCCAGCATGGCTAAACCATCAGTTGTCAGTTCTGGAGGCATTATTATATTACAGGAAGGTGGAGGTTCTCAAGGTTCTCATAAGAAGCCTAATCAACATCCAGTTATCAGTAATGGCTCTAAGCCAAGCAAAGTCAATCAAATTAGGTGGCGTTCTGCAAATGTCCGATCAGGCAGTACCTCCTCTAACTCCTTCCAGAGTGGAGCACTTGATCATTCAGCCAGGGAAACTTCTGGGGATCGACGTGCTGGATATAAGGACCAAAAACCAGCCCCTGTATACTCCATCCAAAAGCCAAATAAAGATCCTCAGGTACGGTTTGGGATTCCTGAAAGCTCTACATGCAACTTTGATATCCCAAAAGTTTATGGACGAGGGTCCATCAGAAGATGTTCCAGATATAGGGAAGATTCAGTCTGGCCAGACGGCTCCTCTGACACCATTTTACAATTTGCACCAAGCCAGTTTAACCAGAACTTCTCTCTAAGCAGGTCTTCAGTCACAACTGTCTTCACGAGTGCAGTTCAGACCAACGATGGTGGTGTTGGCAAGACTGTGTCTGCTCCGAACAGTCCTGTGTTACAGGCCTGGAGTGGAAACCGGTTGTTACCTGGAGACACTAATCAGGATATTGTGCCCTTTCAACACCATGATGTCCAGTCAAGCCGCACCGCACGGCTGTTTTATCACCTCCAGGATAAAGCAGCTAGTTCACGTGTCTACGTGGTCCGTGAAAATGCTCCTTACCCTGCGGAGATCATCCAAAACCACTACAGACAAACTCTTCCCAGCAGTTCTGTACCTTCAGCATGGAATGGTAGAAACCAATCAAGCTGCACTACCCATTCATCATCTGGATCAAGTTCTCAGCAGCGTGGGGGGGTTGGCAGTATGAAGCCAGTTTCAGAGCCTTACCGATCATCTCAAAGAGGTGTCTGGAATGTTCCACCTGGGAAGGAAGGCACTTCAGACTTTAACGGCTACAGCCGAAGGTTCCTGAGCAGTAAAGTATCTGATTCCCGTCAGGTTCCTGCAGCCAGTTCATTCAGACACGGTTACTATCCTGGAGCAGTTTCTTACCAACAAAGATCAACCAGAGACCACATTTCTACCGTCCACCACCAACTCTCAAACCCCTCTAAATGA
- the LOC108415113 gene encoding uncharacterized protein LOC108415113 isoform X2 codes for MSAVVCLWLFLGLVFSHVSCSQNYAGLAGSSPKAFSSYGPIQSQDTYSRSVASRFGPSSPLHGPVSSYQSASISKNIHTSVSRSGLRASGATEHSVNQNNPSFQQRKSYGAKSWSSMAKPSVVSSGGIIILQEGGGSQGSHKKPNQHPVISNGSKPSKVNQIRWRSANVRSGSTSSNSFQSGALDHSARETSGDRRAGYKDQKPAPVYSIQKPNKDPQVRFGIPESSTCNFDIPKVYGRGSIRRCSRYREDSVWPDGSSDTILQFAPSQFNQNFSLSRSSVTTVFTSAVQTNDGGVGKTVSAPNSPVLQAWSGNRLLPGDTNQDIVPFQHHDVQSSRTARLFYHLQDKAASSRVYVVRENAPYPAEIIQNHYRQTLPSSSVPSAWNGRNQSSCTTHSSSGSSSQQRGGVGSMKPVSEPYRSSQRGVWNVPPGKEGTSDFNGYSRRFLSSKVSDSRQVPAASSFRHGYYPGAVSYQQRSTRDHISTVHHQLSNPSK; via the exons ATGTCTGCGGTGGTCTGTTTATG GTTATTTCTTGGTTTGGTTTTCTCTCACGTGAGCTGCTCTCAAAATTATGCAG GCCTTGCAGGAAGTTCTCCAAAAGCCTTCAGCTCCTATGGCCCAATACAAAGTCAAGACACCTACAGTAGATCTGTGGCATCCAGATTTGGCCCGTCCTCTCCTCTGCATGGACCCGTCTCTTCCTACCAAAGTGCAAGCATCTCCAAGAACATCCACACTAGTGTTAGCAGATCTGGCTTACGTGCAAGTGGTGCTACAGAACATTCTGTGAACCAAAACAACCCCAGTTTTCAGCAGAGGAAGTCATATGGGGCCAAATCTTGGTCCAGCATGGCTAAACCATCAGTTGTCAGTTCTGGAGGCATTATTATATTACAGGAAGGTGGAGGTTCTCAAGGTTCTCATAAGAAGCCTAATCAACATCCAGTTATCAGTAATGGCTCTAAGCCAAGCAAAGTCAATCAAATTAGGTGGCGTTCTGCAAATGTCCGATCAGGCAGTACCTCCTCTAACTCCTTCCAGAGTGGAGCACTTGATCATTCAGCCAGGGAAACTTCTGGGGATCGACGTGCTGGATATAAGGACCAAAAACCAGCCCCTGTATACTCCATCCAAAAGCCAAATAAAGATCCTCAGGTACGGTTTGGGATTCCTGAAAGCTCTACATGCAACTTTGATATCCCAAAAGTTTATGGACGAGGGTCCATCAGAAGATGTTCCAGATATAGGGAAGATTCAGTCTGGCCAGACGGCTCCTCTGACACCATTTTACAATTTGCACCAAGCCAGTTTAACCAGAACTTCTCTCTAAGCAGGTCTTCAGTCACAACTGTCTTCACGAGTGCAGTTCAGACCAACGATGGTGGTGTTGGCAAGACTGTGTCTGCTCCGAACAGTCCTGTGTTACAGGCCTGGAGTGGAAACCGGTTGTTACCTGGAGACACTAATCAGGATATTGTGCCCTTTCAACACCATGATGTCCAGTCAAGCCGCACCGCACGGCTGTTTTATCACCTCCAGGATAAAGCAGCTAGTTCACGTGTCTACGTGGTCCGTGAAAATGCTCCTTACCCTGCGGAGATCATCCAAAACCACTACAGACAAACTCTTCCCAGCAGTTCTGTACCTTCAGCATGGAATGGTAGAAACCAATCAAGCTGCACTACCCATTCATCATCTGGATCAAGTTCTCAGCAGCGTGGGGGGGTTGGCAGTATGAAGCCAGTTTCAGAGCCTTACCGATCATCTCAAAGAGGTGTCTGGAATGTTCCACCTGGGAAGGAAGGCACTTCAGACTTTAACGGCTACAGCCGAAGGTTCCTGAGCAGTAAAGTATCTGATTCCCGTCAGGTTCCTGCAGCCAGTTCATTCAGACACGGTTACTATCCTGGAGCAGTTTCTTACCAACAAAGATCAACCAGAGACCACATTTCTACCGTCCACCACCAACTCTCAAACCCCTCTAAATGA